From Verrucomicrobiia bacterium:
CAATACTATGAGTGGAATCATCAAAGGTACTTCACAGGTTAGCGGTGACGTACTGGGCGCAATCCGTGGCGGCGCAAAAGGTATCGTTGAAGGCGTAGCCGACGCTGGTGGCGACGTAGGCGGTGCAGCTGTATCTGCCGTGCAAGGTGCCATAAAGGCAGTTGGCGACACCGGCGGTAACACAGCTGATGCAGCCAAAGAAGCCGTAGGTGGCGCCCTGGACGCAGCCGGAGATGTTGGTGGAGATGCCGCAGGCAAAGTGAGGACCGCCCTTTTGGAGGCAGCCGCTCTTCCACATGATGTGATAGAGTCTGCCATTAAAGGCCACGAAGACAAGAAAAAATAGTCAAGCATTTGCATCACATAAAAAATCCGGCTCATACGAGCCGGATTTTTTGAATACAACCTAAAAGCTAAACAGCGACTGGTGGCTGAGGAGCTTCATCCTCTGGGGCATCAGGTGCCGGAGGAACATCTACTGGGTTGTCACCAGGTTGAGGTGGTACTGGTGGTTGATCACCGCCAAAACCGCCGGCGCCGCCAGCTGGATCTGTAGGCACTACAGGACCTGCGTCAGGTGCGGGTGCTGCGGGATCCTGTGGGTTAGGTTGGTTGAAATCATTTGCTGGATCTGCCATGTTTTTGCATTCCTTTTTTTAGTAATACTGCTACATTATCTCACACTGTCTAAAAAACAGTAGCGCTTTTAACGTCTGATAGGAAAAATCCGTATCACCTACCCCAGTAGTTCATAGTATTAAGTGTGTTGCTATTAACAACAGAGGGCGCAGGAACAGCTATAATAGAAGGCATGTATTTCATAAGTAGCCGCAAGCGCCTCACTTCTAACACTCTTTTTTTGCACCTACTGCCAACCGGTGCAGTGTTACTAACCCTGCTGAGTATTAGCCTGCTTGGCTGGCACAATGCTCGGCAGGCCTTGGCAGCCGAAAAGCAAAACGCTACCTCTACTCACGCCACAAGCGCGCGCGATTCTGTAGTCGAACGCATGGGAACATACGAGGTAGTCCTGAGGGGCGCCAGCGCACTCTTTAACTCGTCAGACATTGTCACGCGCACCGAGTGGAAAAATTATGTCAGCAGTTTTGACTTGCAGCAAAAATACCCAGGCATACAAAGTGTTGGCTATATCAGCTTTGTGTCGCCCAACCAAAAAGAAGCACTGACGGCTCGTATGCAGCAAGAAGGATTTCCAGACTTTCATCTCTATCCGGACGGCAACCGCGATACCTATACTGCAGTTCTATACACCGAACCTTTTCGTAGTTCTGCCGGCCTAGGCTACGACATGTATGCCGAACCGACCCGGCGAGCCGCCATGCAAAGAGCTAGCGCAACTGGCGAGGCCTCACTGACCAGCAAGCTCACCTTTATCCAGAATGATGCCAAACTCAGCACAAACTCGGGCTTCACCATGTTCGTGCCTGTTTATAGTACGGTTGCAGACCAATCCCTGCCAGCCGGGCAACGCAAAATACAAGGTTTTGCCTACGCTCCGTTCATTGGCAAAAACCTATTCGGCGGAATCTTTGGTACGCAAAGCACCACATCTGCCCTACGTATTTATGATGCAGCTGACCAGTCCGCCAATGGGCTGCTGTACGAGTCCGAGAACTATTCCTCACTGGCTGCCGACACCACCGGCTATAGCCACACGGTAGATATGAACTTGTACGGACGTACCTGGAAACTAGACTTCCGGTTCTCGCCCTCTATCATCTCCGAGAACACACGCAACCGCCCTACGACCGCACTCATATCTGGCATCATTCTCAGCGCACTGTTGTCTGGATTTGTACTAGCACTATTGGTGGCCCGCACCCGCGCGCTGGGCAATACCAAACAGGTCGAAGTCCAAGCTGCCAAGGACGAATTGCTATCGCTGGCTTCACACCAACTGCGCACGCCCGCAACGTCAGTCAAACAGTATATCGGTATGCTCAAAGACGGATATGCTGGCAACGTAAATACCGATCAGCAAAGCCTGCTAGACAAAGCCTACGAAAGCAACGAGCGGCAGCTGCACATCATCAACCAACTACTGTATGTTGCCAAAATAGACGCCCAAGGCATTGTCATTACTCCCCGCCGTATTAACCTGAACAAGCTCTTGCGTGACCTTGCAGCAGAATTGACACCAGAAGCCGAGCAAAAGAAAAGCCGCATCAAACTACAACTGCCGTCAAAGAATGTTTTCATAGAAGCCGACGAGCACTGTGTTCGCATGTCACTAGAAAACCTACTGACCAACGCCATCAAATACTCTTACGAGCAAAAACCCATAACCGTCAGCCTGAGAACTCAGAAGGCAAAAGTCAGAATAGCCATTTCCGACAAAGGCATCGGCATTGCCACCGACGACATACCCCAGCTATTTCAGCGCTTCACGCGCATTCCAAATGAACTGTCCAACCAAACCAGCGGCAGTGGAATTGGGTTGTATCTAAGTCAACAGCTGATCGATCTGCACGATGGCTCTATCCAGGTCACGTCTACCGTTGGCAAAGGAACTACCTTCACCGTTACACTGCCAAAGCAGCAAGTTCGCTAGGCAAGTAAAGATTGATTCGGAAATAAATCAGGTATAATAGGTTTAGCAATGGCTACAATTTTGATTGTCGAGGACGAGAGAAACCTCAACGAAGCGTACCAAATGATCTTGAAGCGTGAAGGTCACACTATTCACGCAGCTTACGACGGCACCGAGGCCCTGAACGTCACCGAAACCCTCGAGCCTGATCTTATTCTGCTGGACTTACGCATGCCCAAAATGGGCGGTGTCGAATTCCTGAAAAAGTACGACCTCAAAAAACACAAAGGCGTCAAAGTCGTCATCTTTAGCAACCTGGATACCCAAAAAGAAATAGACGAAGCCTACACACTTGGCGCCGACAAATACATGCTAAAAGCCTGGGCGTCTCCAAAAGAATTGATCCAGCTGGTTAACGGCATGCTCAAAACCAAGTCTAAAAAATAGCTACACCGTAAGCTGCAAAGAAACCACGAAAGTGGTTTTTTTATGTGTGTCGATAGCCTCCAAGAGTGGCAGCAAGTCAGGTATCAGCTGATGGGTTCTGACTTCGCTGTCAGTAGTGACAATAAGCTGGGGCACTGTTTTTGCCGGCAGCTCTGCCACCTTGCCAACATGGACATAGGCCACCACATGACTCAGCAACACGTTGCCTTCGCTTATTCTGATATCTGCCACGCCCGCCAGACGAGGCAGATCAACATCCCAGCCCATTTTTTCGTGTACCTCACGCTGGG
This genomic window contains:
- a CDS encoding CHASE domain-containing protein: MYFISSRKRLTSNTLFLHLLPTGAVLLTLLSISLLGWHNARQALAAEKQNATSTHATSARDSVVERMGTYEVVLRGASALFNSSDIVTRTEWKNYVSSFDLQQKYPGIQSVGYISFVSPNQKEALTARMQQEGFPDFHLYPDGNRDTYTAVLYTEPFRSSAGLGYDMYAEPTRRAAMQRASATGEASLTSKLTFIQNDAKLSTNSGFTMFVPVYSTVADQSLPAGQRKIQGFAYAPFIGKNLFGGIFGTQSTTSALRIYDAADQSANGLLYESENYSSLAADTTGYSHTVDMNLYGRTWKLDFRFSPSIISENTRNRPTTALISGIILSALLSGFVLALLVARTRALGNTKQVEVQAAKDELLSLASHQLRTPATSVKQYIGMLKDGYAGNVNTDQQSLLDKAYESNERQLHIINQLLYVAKIDAQGIVITPRRINLNKLLRDLAAELTPEAEQKKSRIKLQLPSKNVFIEADEHCVRMSLENLLTNAIKYSYEQKPITVSLRTQKAKVRIAISDKGIGIATDDIPQLFQRFTRIPNELSNQTSGSGIGLYLSQQLIDLHDGSIQVTSTVGKGTTFTVTLPKQQVR
- a CDS encoding response regulator, translated to MATILIVEDERNLNEAYQMILKREGHTIHAAYDGTEALNVTETLEPDLILLDLRMPKMGGVEFLKKYDLKKHKGVKVVIFSNLDTQKEIDEAYTLGADKYMLKAWASPKELIQLVNGMLKTKSKK